DNA from Halobaculum sp. XH14:
CCTCGGCGTCGGCGACGGTGGCACCCCGAGCGCGGCACGGGACCCCGCCCAGTCCACCCTCCAGTCCGGAACCGACGACGGCGACGATGGCGACGACGGGGACCCGGACGGGACGGGTCCCGAGGACGGCGCCCAGGCCAGCGCCCGCTCGGAGAACCCCGTCTCGCCCGCCGACGACGCGGTGATCATCGACGCCGGCGGGCCGCGAGCGCGGCCGAACGGCGACGAGAGCGACGACCGGGACGCGGACACCATGGACGCCTCTGACGTCGCGGCCGTCCGGAAGGCGACCGCCGCCGAGCAGGACCCTTCGCCCGACGAGTCCGGCGACGACGGCGAGGACGATGCCGACGACGGGGCGGAGGGGGAGGACGCGGCCGACGCGGGGACCGACGCCGAGGACGGAGGTTCCGACGGCGAGGACGGCGGTTCGGGGGGCGGCGCGGGCGGCGAGCCCGCGGAGTTCCGGACGGTGATGCGTCTGCTGAACAACCGCGAGTTCCCGGTCGACAGGGCCGAGATCACCGACCTCGCGAGCGGCGCGTACGAACTCGAGGTCTCGGAGGTCGACGAGATCATCGACTACGCCATCGAGCGCGACATCCTCGCCGAGGACGGCGGGGAACTGACGAAGGCGTGAGCGTCGCCGGACGAACGTCACCGGGTCCCGGTCGGGACCCCCGAACACCGGATTTCATGTGTGTCTGACGCCGGCGCTCCGGACTCACCACTCGCCATCGAGAGATCCCACGCCCGGTGACCCATCGGGTGGCCGGCTACTCCGCCACGGGTCGAAAAGGGAACCCCGTCCGCGAGTGTCGGACCTCCCGCTCAGAGGTCGCCCTTCGTGCTCGGCACTTCGCTTCTCCGCTCGTCCAGTCGCGTCGCGTCGTCGAGCGCCCGGGCGAGCGCCTTGAACAGCGCCTCGACCTCGTGGTGGGCGTTCCGGCCGCGCTCGACGCCGGCGTGGAGCGTCAGGTCCGCGTTCATCGCCAGCGAGTAGGCGAAGTGCCGGCCCATGTCGCTGGTGAACTCGCCGACCGCGTCCTGTGAGAACGCGCCGTCCCACTCGAAGTGCGGGCGGCCGGACACGTCGACGACGACGGACGCGACGGCCTCGTCGAGGGGCACGCGCCGGTCGGCGTAGCGGACGATGCCGCGCTTGTCGCCCAGCGCCTCGTCGAACGCCTCGCCGAGCACGATCGCCACGTCCTCGACCGTGTGGTGGTCGTCGACCTCCAGGTCGCCGTCACAGCGGACGGTCAGGTCGAACAGGCCGTGCTTCGCGAACGCGGCGAGCATGTGGTCGAAGAAGCCGACGCCCGTGTCGACCTCGTGGTCGCCGTCGCCGTCGACCCCCAGCGTCAGTTCGATCGCCGTCTCCCCGGTCTCGCGGGTCACGGCTGCCGTGCGGTCGCTCATGGGCGGACCTCGGCGTGGCGCGCCAAGACGGTTGCGGAACCGTGGGACCCGCTGGCGCGCGGCTCCGAACGGGGAACGGGGGACGCGTCTGACGCTCGGCGAACGGCGGATGCGACGACCGGGAAACGCGTCAGTCGCCCGTCAGACGCGTCAGACGGCCGTCTGCGGGGGGTTCATGTCACGTCACGCCGTGGCACCAGGTCCATGCAATCGGAGTTACCCGCCATGCTCGCCTTCGCCGGTGGCTCCGTCTCCATCGCCTCGGCGACCGCGCTGGGCGTCGTCGCCGGCGTCGCGCTCGTCGCGCTCTCGACGACGTTCGCGGTCGCGTCGCTCTCACGACTGCTCGGCGAGTGAGTCGACGGGGAGGCGAAACGGGCAGTCGGACCGCGGACGGTGGAGACGGCCGGGTCGACGGCGCACCGTTGGGCGTCGATTCGGGCCGAGTCGTGCTCGTTCGGCCGTCCACCGACGATCGGAGCGTACGTCCTCAGGCGTCCATCGCCTCCCGCAGCGTGAACCGTTCCTCGTACAGCGCCGTCCCGACGACCACGGCGGCGGCACCGGCCTCCCGCAGCGCGCGGACGTCCGCCACGGACGCGACGCCGCCCGAGGCGACGACCGGAATCTCCACGGCCTCGACGACGCGCTCGACCGCCTCGCGGTTCACGCCCGCCAGTTGTCCCTCCACGTCGACGTCGGTAAAGAGGATCGCGCCCGCGCCCAGCGCCTCGTACCGCCCGGCCACCTCGGCCGGGTCGAGCCCGGTCCCCTCGGTCCAGCCGGAGACGACGACCTCGCCGTCCCTCGCGTCGAGGCTCACCGTCACGCTCCCCGGGTGCGTCTCGGAGATCTCGCCGACGATGGCCGGGTTCTCCACGGCGGCGGTGCCGAGGATGACGCGGTCGACGCCCCCCTCCAGCAGCCGGGTCGCGCCCTCGACGGTCCTGATGCCGCCGCCGACCTGGACGCCGACGGCGTCGCCGACGGCGTCCACGATGGCGTCGAGCGCGGGGGCGTTCTCGCGCTCGCCGACGAACGCGCCGTCGAGGTCGACGAGGTGGAGCGTCCGCGCGCCGGCCGCGAGCCAGCGCTGGGCGACCTCGACCGGGTCGCCGTACGACGATTCCGTCCCCGGTTCGCCGCCGACGAGCTGGACGGTCTCGCCGCCTTTCACGTCGACGGCGGGGACGACCTCGAACTCCGGAAAGTGGGTCATTCGCTGTCGGTGCTAGCGCGGGCGGGGGCAAAACGGTTCCCAGTGCGGCAGGCTGCCGGGGACGACGGAGCTGACGGTCCCCGTTCGGCTCCCCCGCCGTTTTCACGAACGAGACGGGGTGCGAAACTGTCAAGTATGGTTGCTCGAACCGGACTTCATGAGCGAGTCGGTCGTCGCGGACTTCGTCGGCCACTTCTTCGCGGCCGGCGTGCGGGGTGAACCCCCGACCGGCCGGATCGTCCTCAGCCAGCGACGGCTGGTGCTCGCCGCGGACGAGGTGAAGGAAACCATCCCCCTCTCGTCGGTGTTCGACGTGAAGGTGGGGCAGGTCCCGGCGGAGATGGAGGGCTACTTCAACGACACCATCACCATCGCCTACCGCGTCGACGACGAGCGGCGCGTCGCCGCCGTCGAGGGCTCGGACACGAACATCGACCGCTTCGGCACGGTGCTGTTCAAGGTGCTGCTCAACGGGACGACCGCGCTAGTTCGCCACCCGGCGCGGCTGGGCGGTCGGGTCACGGACGCCGACGCGGAGAAGGCGTCGCTGAAGCTCGAGCACGGCTCGCTCACGTTCAAGCGGAAGAGCGGGCCGTTCACGGTCGATCTGGGGACGGTCATCTCGGTCGAGCGCGCGGACCGCGACCTGGGCAACGGCCCACACCCGGTCGTCACGTTCCGTCACATCGAGGACGGGACGGCGGCCACCTCCGAGGTCGGAATCGACTCGGCCCGGAAGACGAACCTGCTCGGGCGGTACATCCGACTGCGCTACGCCGACGTGCAGGAGGAACTGGCCGACGTCAGTCTCGACGAGGAGGAACTGGAGGTGCTCGTCGCGCTCTACTCGGCCGGCGAGGGCGTCTCGCTGTCGGCCGTCGTCGACATCGACCCCCAGCCGCTCACTTTGCTGTTGAACGGACTCGCGGAGAAGGGCATCGTCGTCGACACGGAGACCGGCACGAAGCTGACGGCGAAGGGGCGGGTCGTCGTCGGCCAGCGGCTCGAGTCCGTGAACACGTAGACGGCGACACGAGCGACCCGCCCTGCTCGCGGTTCAGTCGGACGGTGACGCCCGAGCGCCGGTCTCATTTTCGCCGAAATTCCCCGACAGCAGCCGATTCTCCCGGCCGCGCGTCGATGGTGTCGATTCGATTGATTTATACGCCCGTGTATGTGAGTAGCATCCATGACACCCGCTCGCACGGAGTCAGAGGTGATGGCGTCGGTCGACGAGGACAGTTCCGAGTTCGTCATCGCCGACATCGCGCGGGAGGACGCGTGGCTATCCGTGGGCGAGCGGGACGCGCCGGTGCTCGAACAGTGGTGTTGAGCCCGGCTCGACGCCCGGCGTCGCCCTAGATCTCCTCGTCCGGGTCGTGGCGGTCGGCCACCCGCCGCGCCTCGCTCGCGTACCGTTCTACCGTCTCCTCGTCCTCGACGAGTCCCAGCTCGGACTCCGGTCGCTCGATCCCCGCGGTGGCCGGGTTCCGGGAGAGCAGTTCCACCGACGCCTGCCGGCGGTAGTACCGCTCGCCGTCCTCGCTCGCGTAGGTGAGCGAGACGGTCTGTCTCGTGTCGTACTCGCGCTCGACGAGCCACAGGTGCATGTGACCGGATACGGACGAACGGGATGAAAAGGTGAGCCGTCTCCGTGCGGGCCGGGCGACGATCAGCCGAACTGGAAGCCGCCGACGTCCTCGGGGACTCCGGCGTCGTCGCCGTCCTCGACCGCCTCCCGGCCGACGTCGACGCCGCCGTCGGCGCGGTACTCGACCGACTCGTCGTCGCGCCCGCCGTCGGTGGCCGTTTCCTGCCCGCGGAGTTCGCGGACCTGCTCGGAGAGGTCCTCGATGGCGTCGGTCTGCTCGTCAGTGGCCGCGACGATGCGGTCGGCCGCGTCCTCGGTCTCGCCCGAGCGTTCGCGGACGTCCTCGATGGTCGCGGTCAGCTCCTCGACGGTCGTCGCCTGGTCGTCGGTCGCGCGGGACACTTCGGCGATGCCGTCGGCCGCCTGGTCGATGGAGGCCGCGATGTCCTCGAACGCCTCCAGCACGTCGTCGATCTGGTCGGCCGCGTGGTCGATCTGCTGGTGTGACTGCTCGGCGGCGACGACCGTCGAGTCCGTCTGGTTCTGGAGCTGTTCGATGCTGCCCGTGATCTGCTCGGTGTGCTGGCGGGTCTCGTCGGCGAGCGTCTTCACCTCCTCGGCGACGACCGCGAAGCCGTCGCCGTCCTTGCCGGCCCGTGCGGCCTCGATGTTCGCGTTCAGCGCGAGCAGGTTGGTCTGTTCGGCGACGTCGGAGATGACCTCGACGACGTCCTCGATGTCGTCCATGCGCTCGCCCAGGTCGGTGACCGACTGGACGAGTTCCTCGCCGATGTCCGTGACGTCGTCGGTCGCCTCGCGCGCGTCCTCGGAGGCGTCGAGCCCCTCGGTCGCGGCCTCGCGGGCCTGTTCGGCCGCGGTGTCGACCTCCTCGGCCGTGGCGGCGACCTCCTCCATCGAAGCGGAGAACGTCTGCATCTCGCTCACGCCCTCCGTGAGCAGGTCGTTCTGCTCGGCGACGTTCTCGGCGATGTCTTCGGCGGCATCCACCGCCTCGTTGACGGAGCCCTCCAGTTGCGCCGTCTGCTCGTCGACGCCGAGGGCGGTCGACTCGAACGCCTCCGCCATCTCGTTCAGTTCGCCGACGACCTCCAGGAGCCGCTCGTCGAGACAGTCGTCCTCGTCGACGTAGTTCGCGCGCGCCTCGAGGTGCCCGTCGATGAGCAGCTGGATGGTCCCCTGAACCTCGTCGACCAGCGCTTCGACCGCCTCCTGTCGCTGAACCTGTTCCGTTCGGTCGCGGACCGTCTCGATGACTGCGACGAGTTCGTCTCCCTCGTACAGCGGCATCGCCGTGAAGTAGATGTGGCGTTCGTCGCCGTGCTGGTCCGTCATGACGCTCGTGTCGGCGTACAGCGAGAGCGCCTCGTCCTCCACCGAGATGTCGTACTCCTCGTGGGCGGACTCGGGCGTCTCGAGCACCTTGTCAGCGAGGGTCTGGGCCCGCCGGCCGTCCGGGTAGAACATCTCGCTCGCGTGTGGATGCCCGACGGCCTCCTCGCTCGATGCGCCCGTCAGGTCCTCGATGGCCCTGTTCCAGGCGACGATCGTCCCGCTCGAATCGAGCATGAACACTGCCGACCCGACGCCGTCGAGCAGCAGGTCGTCGTCGACGTTCAGCTCGGATTCGTCCTCCTCGACGTCCAGGGCGTCGACGTC
Protein-coding regions in this window:
- the hisB gene encoding imidazoleglycerol-phosphate dehydratase HisB → MSDRTAAVTRETGETAIELTLGVDGDGDHEVDTGVGFFDHMLAAFAKHGLFDLTVRCDGDLEVDDHHTVEDVAIVLGEAFDEALGDKRGIVRYADRRVPLDEAVASVVVDVSGRPHFEWDGAFSQDAVGEFTSDMGRHFAYSLAMNADLTLHAGVERGRNAHHEVEALFKALARALDDATRLDERRSEVPSTKGDL
- the hisA gene encoding 1-(5-phosphoribosyl)-5-[(5-phosphoribosylamino)methylideneamino]imidazole-4-carboxamide isomerase, with product MTHFPEFEVVPAVDVKGGETVQLVGGEPGTESSYGDPVEVAQRWLAAGARTLHLVDLDGAFVGERENAPALDAIVDAVGDAVGVQVGGGIRTVEGATRLLEGGVDRVILGTAAVENPAIVGEISETHPGSVTVSLDARDGEVVVSGWTEGTGLDPAEVAGRYEALGAGAILFTDVDVEGQLAGVNREAVERVVEAVEIPVVASGGVASVADVRALREAGAAAVVVGTALYEERFTLREAMDA
- a CDS encoding CheF family chemotaxis protein: MSESVVADFVGHFFAAGVRGEPPTGRIVLSQRRLVLAADEVKETIPLSSVFDVKVGQVPAEMEGYFNDTITIAYRVDDERRVAAVEGSDTNIDRFGTVLFKVLLNGTTALVRHPARLGGRVTDADAEKASLKLEHGSLTFKRKSGPFTVDLGTVISVERADRDLGNGPHPVVTFRHIEDGTAATSEVGIDSARKTNLLGRYIRLRYADVQEELADVSLDEEELEVLVALYSAGEGVSLSAVVDIDPQPLTLLLNGLAEKGIVVDTETGTKLTAKGRVVVGQRLESVNT
- a CDS encoding DUF7556 family protein → MTPARTESEVMASVDEDSSEFVIADIAREDAWLSVGERDAPVLEQWC
- a CDS encoding methyl-accepting chemotaxis protein, whose product is MRSLLSRLRDRFASERDPVPDGGVAVESGADVDALDVEEDESELNVDDDLLLDGVGSAVFMLDSSGTIVAWNRAIEDLTGASSEEAVGHPHASEMFYPDGRRAQTLADKVLETPESAHEEYDISVEDEALSLYADTSVMTDQHGDERHIYFTAMPLYEGDELVAVIETVRDRTEQVQRQEAVEALVDEVQGTIQLLIDGHLEARANYVDEDDCLDERLLEVVGELNEMAEAFESTALGVDEQTAQLEGSVNEAVDAAEDIAENVAEQNDLLTEGVSEMQTFSASMEEVAATAEEVDTAAEQAREAATEGLDASEDAREATDDVTDIGEELVQSVTDLGERMDDIEDVVEVISDVAEQTNLLALNANIEAARAGKDGDGFAVVAEEVKTLADETRQHTEQITGSIEQLQNQTDSTVVAAEQSHQQIDHAADQIDDVLEAFEDIAASIDQAADGIAEVSRATDDQATTVEELTATIEDVRERSGETEDAADRIVAATDEQTDAIEDLSEQVRELRGQETATDGGRDDESVEYRADGGVDVGREAVEDGDDAGVPEDVGGFQFG